In the genome of Nitrospiraceae bacterium, one region contains:
- a CDS encoding PilZ domain-containing protein → MERRQTLRLKVQFRSAFSAPDVVEGDGTVVDLSDTGCRIATLVKVPRETNLEVKLSLPGDLIPVTIESSIVRWSWEHEFGVQFLKTREEDRARLAHYVQKIQSSASSPQTP, encoded by the coding sequence ATGGAGCGACGCCAGACTCTCCGATTGAAGGTTCAGTTCCGAAGTGCGTTCTCCGCACCGGACGTGGTGGAGGGCGACGGGACGGTCGTGGATCTATCTGACACCGGTTGTCGCATTGCGACGTTGGTCAAGGTGCCTCGTGAGACCAATCTCGAGGTCAAGCTGAGCTTACCCGGCGACCTAATCCCGGTCACCATCGAATCCTCCATTGTCCGCTGGTCGTGGGAGCACGAATTTGGCGTGCAGTTCCTGAAAACTCGGGAAGAAGACCGTGCGCGACTTGCTCACTATGTCCAAAAGATCCAGTCCAGCGCTTCCTCTCCCCAAACTCCATGA
- a CDS encoding cation:proton antiporter encodes MTADPIFFRDLAYVLLAALLGGSAAWLLKQPLIVGYVLGGILISPFTPGPAVSNLHRFEAVAELGVVLLMFSIGIEFSLRNLLRVKWVALLGGFLGILLSMGLSLAVGSWLGWNVVESVVIGAVTSVASTMVLVRLLLDRGELQSRHGTVMVGITLVEDLAVVALTVLLPTLGSIGQGGWLQIVVAFGKSAIFLAPVVYFASKVVPPILARVARTQNQELFLLVVLSLAVGTAALTQAIGLSVALGAFLAGLLISESEYAYQSFARLLSLRDAFVAMFFVTIGTLIDPTIIFQNWPLLATVIGLVVFGKLMIWTGVVRLFGYSIGTAFLVALGLTQIGEFSFVLVGVSRSAGLVGNEVYSATLAASLITIFLNTQLLSIVPRWIPIGSYASAKVDQSGAPIMTGTRTTSQH; translated from the coding sequence ATGACGGCTGACCCAATATTCTTTCGCGATCTCGCGTATGTGTTATTGGCTGCTCTTCTCGGAGGCAGTGCGGCTTGGTTGCTTAAACAGCCGCTCATCGTCGGGTATGTGCTTGGCGGCATCCTTATCAGCCCGTTCACGCCTGGTCCGGCCGTCTCCAATCTTCACCGTTTTGAAGCAGTGGCCGAGCTGGGGGTCGTTCTCCTGATGTTTTCCATCGGGATCGAGTTCTCCTTGCGCAACCTTCTTCGTGTGAAATGGGTCGCACTTTTAGGCGGCTTCTTGGGGATCCTCTTGTCGATGGGCCTGAGTTTGGCTGTAGGGTCATGGCTCGGCTGGAATGTCGTCGAGTCCGTCGTGATCGGAGCGGTGACCTCGGTCGCGAGCACGATGGTGCTCGTGCGTCTCCTGCTTGACAGGGGCGAGTTACAGTCACGCCATGGAACCGTCATGGTCGGCATTACGCTGGTGGAAGACCTGGCTGTCGTGGCCTTGACAGTGCTGCTGCCGACATTGGGTTCGATCGGGCAGGGAGGCTGGTTGCAGATCGTCGTGGCGTTTGGAAAGTCGGCAATTTTCCTCGCCCCTGTGGTGTATTTTGCGAGCAAGGTCGTCCCGCCGATCTTGGCGCGCGTGGCGCGAACTCAAAATCAAGAGCTGTTTCTGCTGGTCGTGCTGTCCTTGGCGGTCGGGACTGCCGCCCTGACTCAGGCGATCGGGTTGTCAGTGGCGCTGGGAGCGTTTTTAGCCGGTCTGTTGATTAGCGAATCGGAATATGCCTATCAGTCCTTCGCCCGGTTACTCTCGCTTCGGGATGCGTTCGTGGCGATGTTTTTCGTGACAATCGGGACGTTGATCGACCCGACGATCATTTTCCAGAATTGGCCGCTGCTGGCCACGGTGATCGGACTCGTCGTGTTCGGGAAGCTGATGATCTGGACCGGAGTCGTCCGACTCTTCGGCTATTCGATCGGGACGGCTTTTCTCGTCGCGCTAGGGCTCACTCAGATCGGCGAATTCTCGTTTGTCTTGGTCGGCGTTTCCCGGTCGGCCGGCCTGGTCGGAAACGAAGTGTACAGTGCTACGCTCGCAGCCTCTCTGATCACGATCTTCCTCAACACGCAGCTGCTCTCCATCGTGCCCAGGTGGATTCCGATCGGTTCGTATGCCTCAGCGAAGGTCGATCAATCAGGCGCTCCTATCATGACTGGCACCCGAACGACGTCTCAGCACTAA
- a CDS encoding SGNH/GDSL hydrolase family protein: MVAGIACLIGAVFLLVSAVDILTFLMPSSPRTGMPGTWDPVKLAWMGTLCAAASLFHGMNAWRLFLPSSSQRAIAERWSPLAILLWWGAAVLGLLVNYPIPYFNHHVDKFFLILGLVVGWGAWLCLHPASLGMVLESHAYSWVRVAMINGLIFFVLAEIILRLADPVLARSGLFSVSYDTPGGGIPHQVVDATTMRTNSLGFRDRERTLERTSQSARIVAIGDSFTWGSGVTYDETFVSLVERGLQAADPRAEVINLGLVGYQPEDYLSLLESHGLAYQPDLVLINFYIGNDLMPAQGSQLIVAGQRRRAHINGNWFHDHLSWDHWYLAHDLEYAWIVGTARMRQARGQSDLGFMTPAPAIQTGAREPPTPFSGWSPRYLRMIQGMGDQYLKYDTEAFLGRWNETRAILEKIDVLLHGLGVPWVLVLLPAEEQVDRELQRLYVKMLGGAPERYDFGKPQRLLEEWAVGRGVKVIDLTPAFLANVSQARLFIDNDIHLNRNGHALAASSILRELQPDLAKTSRSLRLRDGG; this comes from the coding sequence ATGGTCGCAGGGATCGCCTGTTTAATCGGCGCGGTGTTTCTTCTAGTTTCCGCCGTGGATATCCTCACGTTCCTCATGCCGTCTTCTCCCAGAACCGGGATGCCTGGGACTTGGGATCCAGTTAAGCTCGCGTGGATGGGCACACTCTGTGCGGCCGCCTCTTTGTTTCACGGCATGAATGCGTGGCGGCTATTCCTGCCATCATCCTCGCAGCGTGCTATCGCCGAACGATGGTCTCCGCTCGCGATTCTGCTATGGTGGGGGGCAGCGGTCCTAGGTCTCCTGGTCAACTATCCGATTCCGTATTTCAACCACCATGTCGATAAGTTCTTCCTGATTCTCGGTTTGGTGGTGGGTTGGGGAGCCTGGTTGTGTCTGCATCCGGCCAGCCTGGGAATGGTCCTTGAGAGCCATGCGTATAGTTGGGTCCGGGTGGCAATGATCAATGGGCTGATCTTCTTTGTGCTTGCCGAGATCATACTGCGGCTGGCGGATCCCGTCTTGGCCCGGAGCGGGCTATTCAGCGTTTCATACGATACACCCGGCGGAGGGATTCCCCACCAGGTAGTGGATGCCACGACCATGCGGACCAATTCCCTTGGGTTCCGGGATCGTGAGCGAACTCTGGAGCGGACGTCGCAATCTGCGCGAATTGTAGCAATTGGTGATTCATTCACCTGGGGATCGGGGGTAACTTATGACGAAACTTTTGTTTCGTTGGTTGAACGCGGGCTTCAAGCCGCTGACCCGCGTGCGGAGGTAATTAATCTTGGGTTAGTCGGCTACCAGCCCGAGGATTATCTCTCCTTGCTAGAATCGCACGGCCTGGCCTATCAACCTGACCTCGTGCTCATCAATTTCTATATCGGAAACGACCTCATGCCCGCACAGGGTTCACAGCTAATCGTGGCGGGTCAACGGCGGCGCGCGCATATCAATGGGAACTGGTTTCATGATCATCTGTCTTGGGACCACTGGTATCTTGCTCATGATCTCGAGTACGCGTGGATCGTGGGAACGGCGCGTATGCGGCAAGCAAGGGGACAATCCGATCTTGGGTTTATGACTCCGGCACCGGCAATCCAGACTGGTGCGCGCGAGCCTCCAACGCCGTTCTCCGGCTGGAGCCCGCGATATCTCCGTATGATCCAAGGGATGGGAGATCAATATCTCAAGTACGATACCGAGGCATTTCTCGGACGGTGGAACGAGACCCGGGCGATCTTGGAGAAGATCGATGTGCTCCTGCATGGGCTGGGAGTCCCATGGGTCCTGGTGTTGTTACCGGCCGAAGAACAAGTCGACCGGGAGCTGCAGCGACTGTATGTGAAAATGCTCGGAGGCGCACCTGAACGCTATGATTTTGGCAAACCCCAACGGCTCTTGGAGGAGTGGGCCGTGGGCAGAGGTGTGAAGGTAATCGATCTTACGCCAGCCTTTCTCGCCAACGTGTCACAAGCCCGTCTATTCATCGATAACGATATTCACTTGAACCGCAATGGTCATGCCTTGGCTGCTTCGTCGATCCTGCGGGAACTTCAGCCAGACCTTGCCAAGACAAGTCGGAGTCTTCGACTTCGCGATGGGGGCTGA
- a CDS encoding PDZ domain-containing protein, which yields MLDSLSRYWIAFLLFGLPGCSVVMALQQPEPKNLAVLEPESPRSVIIKELGLPIKTEEYGGKKVDDFRVSQGYTKELKMLRAGLHLTADAFTFGIWELYGISLEKGIRPPDLSLEVQYDAQDRMISFKVLSSDDLVLGKSPADVSPTSLTPRIIPSATTVLMPQPLTMYPQRLAVIVPHGPNTSYIFSGLDLTLAYLRTFHPTLAVVERERLEPVTQELILQYAGKVQNDTVARIGGWKGADSLLIVQIDQISTERLQAVARQGGKVAHSVEIPLTQVETGLLLFRQTTLAEVRLPPPHNNQTWPEEVMDDAQRETLRVAYTHSLAALAAAFGDNPLGLVPDMSSRTEGIRLLGLLHGGPGHNAGLQEGDRILEVGGGPYRSVTQRITLPAKLLVEHQNVRKEVRVDIRNF from the coding sequence ATGCTCGATAGCTTGAGCCGGTATTGGATTGCCTTCCTTTTGTTCGGCCTACCAGGCTGCTCGGTCGTCATGGCCCTCCAGCAGCCAGAGCCGAAGAATCTCGCCGTCCTCGAACCCGAATCTCCTCGATCCGTCATCATCAAGGAACTTGGTCTCCCGATAAAAACAGAGGAATACGGCGGAAAGAAAGTGGATGATTTCCGAGTGTCGCAAGGCTACACCAAGGAACTCAAGATGTTGCGTGCAGGACTCCACCTGACCGCAGATGCTTTTACCTTCGGAATATGGGAACTCTACGGCATCAGTCTCGAGAAGGGAATTCGCCCGCCAGATCTCTCTTTGGAGGTGCAGTATGATGCCCAAGACCGCATGATCAGCTTCAAGGTGCTCTCTAGTGACGACCTGGTGCTCGGCAAATCGCCTGCAGATGTGTCACCCACGTCCCTCACGCCCCGCATCATCCCATCTGCCACAACAGTGCTGATGCCGCAACCTCTCACCATGTATCCTCAACGACTGGCCGTAATCGTTCCGCACGGCCCCAACACCTCTTACATTTTTTCTGGCCTGGATCTTACACTCGCCTACCTCCGTACCTTCCACCCAACTTTGGCCGTCGTGGAACGTGAACGTCTCGAACCCGTTACGCAAGAATTGATTCTCCAATATGCAGGCAAAGTTCAGAATGACACCGTGGCACGTATCGGCGGATGGAAGGGCGCGGACTCCTTGCTGATCGTACAGATTGATCAAATTTCGACCGAGCGGCTCCAAGCCGTCGCACGGCAGGGAGGCAAGGTGGCGCATTCCGTCGAAATTCCCCTCACGCAGGTCGAAACCGGCCTCTTGCTCTTTCGACAAACAACCCTGGCAGAAGTCCGACTTCCTCCTCCACACAACAACCAGACCTGGCCCGAGGAGGTCATGGATGATGCGCAACGAGAAACATTGCGAGTCGCTTATACCCACTCGCTAGCCGCGTTGGCGGCCGCCTTCGGCGATAACCCTCTTGGGCTGGTGCCGGACATGTCCTCTCGCACTGAAGGGATCCGATTGCTGGGGCTCCTTCATGGCGGTCCCGGGCACAATGCGGGATTACAAGAAGGAGACCGCATCCTCGAAGTTGGCGGGGGTCCTTACAGAAGCGTGACGCAACGCATCACACTTCCGGCTAAGCTCCTGGTCGAGCATCAAAATGTACGAAAAGAAGTGCGTGTCGACATCCGGAATTTCTGA
- a CDS encoding molybdopterin-dependent oxidoreductase, whose translation MAWPESLFSFRRRTLLKALGLGSLAGLTGGCDAMGSVFGRMFAMPPRDTTYFTPNSKFYVVNYADSAVSMSREINIEQWKLQIKGEVKKPMSLGWRDILNRDSYDQVQTLMCIDTLPGGDSLGNASWRGISLKKLLQEAGADEEIARDVIFRGIDGYDDSIPFKRAMQDDVMLAYLMNGEKLPKEHGFPIRLLVPGLYGIKNVKWIVEIEVYPGDHLGYWQRKGWTDDGTIKVFSRIDSPGHYQSLKGPAQTFRGIAFGGPNSISKVELSFDAGRTWNDCEIEKPMSPYSWVIWNYTWQPPKPGKFQVVVRATDAKGQLQISELVRPQPAGASGLHTIIADVEQT comes from the coding sequence GCTCCTGAAGGCGCTCGGCCTCGGCTCGCTCGCCGGTCTGACCGGGGGCTGCGACGCGATGGGCTCGGTCTTCGGACGCATGTTCGCCATGCCGCCGCGTGACACGACCTATTTCACACCCAATTCAAAGTTCTACGTTGTGAACTATGCAGACAGCGCCGTCTCCATGTCGCGCGAGATCAATATCGAGCAATGGAAGCTGCAGATTAAAGGGGAAGTGAAAAAACCGATGTCGCTCGGGTGGCGCGACATTCTAAACCGAGATTCCTATGATCAAGTTCAAACACTGATGTGCATCGATACATTGCCGGGCGGCGATAGTTTGGGGAATGCATCCTGGCGTGGCATCTCCCTCAAGAAACTTCTCCAAGAAGCTGGCGCCGATGAAGAAATCGCGCGCGATGTCATCTTTCGCGGCATCGACGGGTACGATGACAGCATCCCCTTCAAACGGGCCATGCAGGACGATGTGATGCTGGCCTACCTGATGAACGGCGAAAAGCTGCCGAAGGAACACGGCTTTCCAATCAGGCTGCTCGTGCCAGGGCTCTACGGTATCAAAAACGTGAAGTGGATCGTCGAGATCGAAGTCTATCCCGGCGACCATCTCGGCTACTGGCAACGGAAAGGCTGGACCGACGACGGGACGATCAAAGTGTTCTCGCGCATCGACAGCCCCGGGCATTATCAATCCCTCAAGGGCCCAGCGCAGACGTTTCGCGGCATCGCCTTCGGGGGGCCGAACTCCATCAGCAAAGTGGAGCTCAGCTTCGACGCAGGTCGCACGTGGAATGATTGCGAGATCGAAAAGCCGATGTCGCCCTACTCCTGGGTGATTTGGAACTACACGTGGCAACCGCCCAAGCCCGGCAAATTCCAAGTCGTTGTGCGTGCGACGGATGCGAAAGGACAGTTGCAGATTTCGGAACTGGTGAGACCGCAGCCGGCGGGTGCGTCGGGCCTGCACACGATCATCGCGGATGTTGAGCAGACCTAA